Proteins encoded within one genomic window of Gloeobacter kilaueensis JS1:
- a CDS encoding FAD-binding oxidoreductase, which produces MAHAATRSVEIPVNIYRPNNPYLGKALENVKLTPNDPDNDVRHVVLDLSGGNLTYVEGQSIGIVPPGTDAKGKPHKLRLYSIASSRIGDNKDSQTVSLCVKRVVYKHPETGEIVRGVASNFICDLNPGDDVQITGPAGKTFLLPEDPTANLILIATGTGIAPFRAFLRHIYDEMDTPWQGKVWLFFGMQNSHSYLYQEELNAFAAKGDFQITTAISREQKNKEGGRMYVQHRIAEHSDELWKLITNGNTYTYICGLRGMEDGIDAAFTPIAAANNLSWPEYQKQLKLDGFWHVETY; this is translated from the coding sequence ATGGCCCACGCCGCCACACGTTCCGTCGAAATTCCCGTCAATATCTACCGGCCCAACAACCCGTACTTGGGCAAGGCGCTGGAAAACGTGAAACTGACTCCGAACGACCCGGACAACGATGTGCGCCACGTCGTCCTCGATCTATCCGGAGGCAACCTCACCTACGTCGAAGGCCAGAGCATCGGCATCGTACCGCCGGGCACCGACGCAAAGGGCAAGCCCCACAAGCTCAGGCTCTACTCGATCGCCTCCAGCCGCATCGGCGACAACAAAGACAGCCAGACCGTTTCGCTGTGCGTCAAGCGCGTCGTCTACAAGCATCCTGAGACCGGCGAAATCGTCCGGGGCGTCGCCTCCAACTTTATCTGCGACCTCAATCCCGGCGACGATGTGCAGATTACCGGCCCGGCGGGCAAGACCTTCTTGTTGCCCGAAGATCCGACCGCCAACTTGATCTTGATTGCCACCGGCACCGGCATCGCGCCTTTCCGTGCCTTTTTGCGCCACATCTACGACGAGATGGACACTCCCTGGCAGGGCAAGGTGTGGCTATTTTTTGGCATGCAAAATTCTCACAGCTACCTCTACCAGGAGGAGCTAAACGCTTTTGCGGCCAAAGGTGACTTTCAGATCACGACCGCCATCAGCCGCGAGCAAAAAAACAAGGAAGGCGGTCGCATGTACGTCCAGCACCGCATCGCCGAACACTCAGACGAACTGTGGAAGCTCATCACAAACGGCAACACCTACACCTACATCTGCGGTCTGCGCGGCATGGAAGACGGCATCGATGCGGCCTTCACCCCGATTGCCGCCGCCAATAACCTGAGCTGGCCCGAATACCAGAAGCAGCTCAAGCTCGACGGCTTCTGGCACGTGGAAACCTACTGA
- a CDS encoding DUF3134 family protein, whose product MRHPQLREEPRHQKASVLPSTQREGILDWLQRTGKLQSRTPVDEEGLGEDEDFDDLVDDEETVYEEEEATLDDEE is encoded by the coding sequence ATGCGCCATCCCCAACTTCGCGAAGAACCCCGTCATCAAAAAGCGTCCGTGCTTCCCTCCACCCAGCGCGAGGGCATCCTCGACTGGCTGCAGCGCACCGGCAAGCTGCAATCCCGCACGCCGGTAGACGAGGAAGGTCTGGGCGAAGACGAAGATTTTGACGACCTGGTAGACGACGAGGAGACGGTCTACGAAGAAGAAGAGGCCACCCTCGACGACGAAGAATAA
- a CDS encoding single-stranded DNA-binding protein, with translation MSLNMVTLVGRAGRDPEIRYFESGTVKCSLTLAVNRLRRKGEEDKPDWFDLEIWGKTAEIAGEYVKKGSLIGVSGSLAFSRWTDKVTKEAKERPVIKVDRLELLGSRRDGGADSSPDEEDF, from the coding sequence ATGAGTTTGAACATGGTGACGCTGGTGGGCCGGGCGGGCCGGGATCCGGAGATTCGCTACTTTGAGTCGGGTACGGTAAAGTGCTCGCTCACCCTGGCAGTGAACCGCCTGCGCCGCAAGGGAGAAGAGGACAAGCCCGACTGGTTCGACCTTGAGATCTGGGGCAAGACCGCCGAGATCGCGGGCGAATACGTCAAAAAAGGTTCGCTCATCGGCGTCTCCGGTTCCCTGGCCTTCAGCCGCTGGACCGACAAGGTGACCAAAGAAGCCAAGGAGCGACCGGTGATCAAAGTCGATCGCCTCGAACTTCTCGGATCGCGCCGCGACGGCGGGGCCGACAGCTCACCCGACGAGGAGGACTTCTAG
- a CDS encoding carbon-nitrogen hydrolase family protein, whose amino-acid sequence MESYFAAAVQMTSTADLEANLEVAYEFVGIAARRGARLVTLPENFAFLGLEAEKLEQAARIAERSEKFLHTAARDWQVTLLGGGYPTPAEGTAKCYNTALLVGPDGSELGRYRKLHLFDVNLPDGNTYRESDSVVPGHELVVVRTPALGNIGLSVCYDLRFPELYRALSAQGAQVLTVPSAFTAFTGKDHWRVLLRARAIENTCYVIAAAQTGEHYARRQTYGHALIIDPWGNMLADAGDTPGMAIAEIDPGRLAQVRRQLPVLQHRQLP is encoded by the coding sequence ATGGAAAGTTATTTTGCCGCCGCTGTGCAGATGACCAGCACCGCCGATCTCGAAGCCAACCTCGAGGTCGCCTACGAGTTTGTCGGGATTGCCGCCCGGCGCGGTGCCCGGCTGGTCACCCTGCCCGAGAACTTTGCCTTTTTGGGGCTCGAGGCGGAGAAGCTCGAACAGGCGGCGCGCATCGCCGAGCGGAGCGAAAAATTTTTGCACACCGCCGCCCGCGACTGGCAGGTGACGCTGCTGGGAGGCGGTTACCCGACGCCCGCCGAAGGCACCGCCAAGTGCTACAACACGGCCCTGCTCGTCGGACCGGACGGCAGCGAACTTGGGCGCTACCGCAAGTTACATCTTTTTGATGTCAATCTGCCCGATGGCAACACCTACCGCGAATCCGACTCGGTGGTGCCCGGTCACGAACTGGTGGTGGTGCGCACCCCCGCCCTGGGCAATATCGGCCTGTCGGTCTGCTACGATCTGCGCTTTCCCGAACTCTACCGGGCGCTCTCCGCCCAGGGCGCACAGGTATTGACAGTACCTTCTGCCTTTACCGCCTTTACCGGCAAGGACCACTGGCGCGTGCTCCTAAGAGCGCGGGCGATCGAAAACACCTGCTACGTGATTGCCGCCGCCCAGACCGGCGAGCACTACGCCCGCCGCCAGACCTACGGCCACGCCCTCATCATCGATCCGTGGGGCAACATGCTGGCCGATGCCGGCGACACCCCCGGCATGGCCATCGCTGAGATCGATCCGGGGCGGCTGGCCCAGGTCCGCCGCCAACTGCCCGTTCTGCAGCACCGGCAGCTCCCGTAG
- a CDS encoding CoB--CoM heterodisulfide reductase iron-sulfur subunit B family protein, whose product MVATSKPLKYAYYPGCVARGACGELYSSTALISAALGIELVELKNASCCGAGTLKEDSQLLQDAVNARNIALAEEKELTLLTQCSTCQGVLGAVNEKLRAAKSGYRDQINDLLAQAGHHYGGSVDVRHLLWILIEDFGLDRLRERVKRSLAGLRCASFYGCYLLRAQLSQRVDDPHHPRSLEDLFEAVGATAVDYGGRTKCCGFPLSSYDTRTSFAMAAARIQEAIDAGADCLVTPCPLCHLNLDSRQPEVEQAAGRKFGMPVLHLSQLVGLALGLAPDQLGMQHHIVSTRSVIARLGL is encoded by the coding sequence ATGGTCGCAACTTCTAAACCCCTCAAGTACGCCTACTACCCCGGCTGTGTCGCCCGTGGCGCTTGCGGCGAACTCTACAGTTCCACCGCCTTGATTAGCGCCGCCCTCGGCATCGAGCTGGTCGAACTCAAAAATGCCTCCTGCTGCGGCGCAGGCACCCTCAAAGAAGATTCGCAGCTGTTGCAGGACGCGGTGAATGCCCGCAACATTGCGCTAGCAGAAGAAAAAGAACTGACGCTCCTCACCCAGTGCAGCACCTGCCAGGGCGTACTGGGGGCGGTCAACGAAAAGCTGCGCGCCGCCAAAAGCGGCTATCGCGACCAAATCAACGACCTGCTCGCCCAGGCCGGCCACCACTACGGCGGTTCGGTGGACGTGCGCCATCTGTTGTGGATCTTGATCGAAGATTTTGGCCTCGATCGGCTACGCGAACGGGTCAAGCGGTCCCTTGCGGGCCTGCGCTGCGCCAGCTTCTACGGCTGTTATCTGTTGCGCGCCCAGCTGAGCCAGCGCGTCGATGATCCCCACCATCCGCGCTCGCTCGAAGACCTCTTCGAGGCGGTCGGGGCGACGGCGGTCGATTATGGCGGGCGCACCAAGTGCTGCGGTTTTCCGCTCTCCAGCTACGACACGCGCACGTCCTTTGCGATGGCTGCCGCCCGCATCCAGGAGGCGATCGATGCGGGGGCCGATTGTCTGGTCACCCCCTGCCCGCTCTGCCACCTCAACCTCGACTCCCGCCAACCCGAAGTCGAACAGGCGGCAGGCCGCAAGTTCGGGATGCCGGTGCTGCACCTCTCGCAACTGGTCGGCCTCGCCCTCGGCCTTGCCCCGGACCAGCTCGGGATGCAGCATCACATCGTCTCTACCCGCAGCGTGATCGCCCGCTTGGGACTTTAG
- the tkt gene encoding transketolase: MTGTLLDKTTTQLDELSVNTIRFLAVDAVQKANSGHPGLPMGAAPMAYIIWTKFLRHNPHNPKWFNRDRFVLSAGHGSMLLYALLHLTGYDLGLEDLKHFRQLHSRTPGHPENFQTPGVEVTTGPLGQGLGNGIGLAIAEEHLAARYNKPGHQIIDHYTYAIVSDGDLMEGVASEAASLGGHLGLGKVIYLYDDNHISIDGETELSFTEDRMKRFEAYGWHTQHVTDGNDLVAIEEAVHAARAVTDRPSIIAVRTIIGYGSPNKANSHDVHGSPLGPDEVKATKLNLKWPLEPDFYIPDDVLAHFRQAVDNGAKAEAEWHERFAAYKAEFPAEAAELEGLISGTLPEGWEQALPTFSPTDKPIATRAASGKVLGAVTAVLPGLIGGSADLAPSNNTYVKAFKDFQKDTPYGRNFHFGVREHGMGAVMNGMALHGGLKVYGGTFLIFMDYMKGAVRVAALSHSPVVYVYTHDSIGLGEDGPTHQPVEQLITLRATPNLTVIRPADGTETAGAWKIAIESKSTPVALILTRQNLPIQPTSSIEGVAKGGYTLVEAENPDLILIGTGSEVFLVVDAQKKLAEQGVAAKVVSLPSWELFEQQPQAYKDSVLNPGVKRLAVEAGSTFGWHKYTGLDGDVIGIDTYGASAPIKDVMPAFGFTVENVTARALKLLGK; this comes from the coding sequence ATGACGGGCACTCTGCTTGACAAGACCACCACGCAGCTGGACGAGTTGAGCGTCAACACCATTCGCTTCCTGGCTGTTGATGCGGTTCAAAAGGCCAACTCCGGCCACCCTGGCCTGCCGATGGGTGCCGCTCCGATGGCCTACATCATCTGGACAAAGTTTTTGCGCCACAACCCCCACAATCCCAAGTGGTTCAACCGCGATCGCTTCGTGCTCTCCGCCGGTCACGGTTCGATGCTGCTGTACGCGCTTTTGCACCTGACCGGCTACGATCTGGGCCTCGAGGATCTCAAGCACTTTCGCCAGCTCCACTCCAGGACGCCCGGCCACCCCGAGAACTTTCAGACCCCCGGCGTCGAGGTGACCACCGGTCCCCTGGGCCAGGGCCTCGGTAACGGCATCGGTCTTGCGATCGCCGAGGAGCATCTGGCCGCCCGCTACAACAAGCCCGGCCACCAGATCATCGACCACTACACCTACGCCATCGTCTCCGACGGCGACCTGATGGAGGGGGTCGCCTCGGAGGCGGCGTCGCTGGGCGGCCACCTGGGCCTGGGCAAGGTGATCTACCTCTACGACGACAACCACATCTCGATCGACGGTGAAACAGAATTATCCTTCACCGAGGACCGGATGAAGCGCTTCGAAGCCTACGGCTGGCACACCCAGCACGTCACCGACGGCAACGATCTTGTCGCCATCGAGGAGGCGGTCCACGCCGCCCGCGCCGTCACCGACCGGCCCTCGATCATCGCCGTGCGCACGATTATCGGCTACGGTTCGCCCAACAAGGCCAACAGCCACGACGTCCACGGTTCGCCCCTCGGTCCCGACGAGGTCAAAGCGACCAAGCTCAACCTCAAGTGGCCCCTCGAACCGGACTTTTATATCCCCGACGACGTGCTCGCCCACTTCCGCCAGGCGGTCGATAACGGGGCCAAAGCCGAAGCCGAGTGGCACGAGCGCTTCGCCGCCTACAAAGCGGAGTTTCCGGCGGAGGCCGCTGAGCTAGAAGGACTGATCTCTGGCACGCTTCCCGAGGGCTGGGAGCAGGCGTTGCCCACCTTCAGCCCCACAGACAAGCCCATCGCCACCCGCGCCGCCTCCGGCAAGGTACTGGGGGCGGTCACCGCCGTTCTGCCGGGGCTTATCGGCGGTTCGGCGGATCTGGCTCCTTCTAACAACACCTACGTCAAAGCCTTCAAAGACTTCCAGAAAGACACGCCCTATGGCCGCAACTTCCACTTCGGCGTGCGCGAGCACGGCATGGGGGCGGTGATGAACGGCATGGCCCTGCACGGCGGCCTCAAAGTCTACGGTGGTACTTTTTTAATTTTCATGGACTACATGAAGGGGGCCGTGCGCGTCGCTGCCCTCTCCCACTCGCCGGTGGTCTACGTCTATACCCACGACTCGATCGGCCTGGGCGAGGACGGCCCGACCCACCAGCCGGTCGAGCAGTTGATTACCCTGCGCGCCACCCCCAACCTCACGGTGATCCGTCCTGCCGACGGCACCGAGACAGCCGGTGCCTGGAAGATCGCGATCGAGAGCAAGAGCACGCCGGTGGCCCTCATCCTCACCCGCCAGAATCTGCCCATCCAGCCCACCAGCAGCATCGAAGGGGTGGCGAAGGGTGGCTATACGCTGGTGGAGGCCGAAAATCCTGATCTGATCTTGATCGGCACCGGCTCCGAGGTGTTCCTGGTCGTCGATGCCCAAAAGAAACTCGCCGAGCAGGGCGTCGCGGCCAAAGTCGTCTCGCTTCCCAGTTGGGAACTGTTCGAGCAGCAGCCCCAGGCATACAAGGACAGCGTCCTCAACCCAGGCGTCAAGCGCCTCGCGGTCGAAGCTGGATCCACCTTCGGCTGGCACAAGTACACGGGTCTCGACGGCGATGTGATCGGCATCGACACCTACGGTGCCTCTGCCCCGATCAAAGACGTGATGCCCGCCTTCGGCTTTACGGTCGAAAACGTCACCGCCCGCGCCCTCAAGCTCTTGGGCAAGTAG
- a CDS encoding succinate dehydrogenase/fumarate reductase iron-sulfur subunit → MEITVRIRRQSQSEPPSYSSYQLDVDPGTTVLDALNQIKWEQDGSLAFRKNCRNAICGSCAMRINGRAALACASRIRDTVDKRGEILVQPMGNMPVIKDLVVDMASFWQHLDRVDPYVSTAARQLSQKEFLQTPEQRAIVEQPSNCILCGACYSECNSREVNADFVGPHALARAYRVLADNRDDKAGERRAQYNQPDFAWGCTRCFYCNEVCPMGVQPLEQIQKIRHELLIDKATAENTAMRHRRVMVRQIKQSGWLDETRFALQVIGRDLKGLVSLLPLGARMVFKGKIPLRHKPIEACSEVGALIGEIQTMQSDGRNF, encoded by the coding sequence ATGGAAATCACTGTTCGCATTCGCCGCCAGTCGCAATCGGAGCCGCCGAGTTACAGCAGCTATCAGCTCGACGTCGATCCGGGCACGACGGTACTTGACGCCCTCAACCAGATCAAGTGGGAGCAGGACGGCAGCCTCGCTTTTCGCAAAAATTGCCGCAACGCCATCTGCGGCAGCTGTGCGATGCGCATCAATGGCCGGGCCGCCCTCGCCTGCGCCAGCCGCATTCGCGACACGGTCGATAAGCGCGGTGAGATTCTGGTGCAGCCGATGGGCAACATGCCGGTCATCAAAGACCTGGTGGTCGATATGGCGAGCTTCTGGCAGCACCTCGACCGGGTCGATCCCTACGTGAGCACCGCCGCCCGCCAGCTCTCCCAAAAAGAATTTCTCCAGACGCCCGAACAGCGCGCCATCGTCGAGCAGCCCAGCAACTGCATCCTCTGCGGTGCCTGCTACTCCGAGTGCAACTCCCGCGAGGTCAACGCCGATTTTGTCGGTCCCCACGCCCTGGCGAGGGCGTACCGGGTGCTGGCCGACAACCGCGACGACAAAGCCGGTGAAAGGCGAGCGCAGTACAACCAGCCAGACTTTGCCTGGGGCTGCACCCGCTGTTTTTATTGCAACGAGGTCTGCCCGATGGGTGTGCAGCCGCTGGAGCAGATTCAAAAAATTCGCCACGAACTCTTGATAGACAAAGCGACTGCCGAAAATACCGCGATGCGCCACCGGCGGGTCATGGTCCGCCAGATCAAGCAATCCGGCTGGCTCGATGAGACCCGCTTTGCCCTGCAGGTGATAGGCCGCGACCTCAAAGGGCTGGTGAGCCTGCTGCCCCTCGGTGCGCGCATGGTCTTCAAGGGCAAAATTCCCCTCAGGCACAAACCGATCGAAGCGTGCAGCGAGGTCGGTGCCCTCATAGGTGAAATCCAAACGATGCAAAGCGATGGTCGCAACTTCTAA
- a CDS encoding phosphoribulokinase, giving the protein MVSKADRVVLIGVGGDSGCGKSTFLRRLKDLFSKELVTVICLDDYHSLDRKQRKETGITALDPRANNFDLMAEQAAALKSGQSIQKPIYNHETGKIDPPERIDPTPIVILEGLHPFYDKRVRDLLDFKVYFDLSDPIKIQWKIQRDMAERGHSYDDVIRAIESRRPDFSAYIDPQKQHADVVLQILPSELPEKKDGTKKIKAAMVQVEGIPNYDPPYLFDRAISDVCWKPNFPNSDPELTFCYGTTDYFGRPASYLSIDGEFAPDDSPELEQKLRNTSETRFGELASLILKHTDYPGSRDGTGFFQVLIGLKFRSIYEALIAQSLAAAKV; this is encoded by the coding sequence ATGGTCAGTAAGGCGGACAGGGTGGTCCTGATCGGCGTCGGTGGAGATTCGGGTTGCGGTAAATCGACTTTCCTCAGACGGCTCAAAGATTTATTCAGCAAAGAGCTTGTCACGGTCATCTGCCTCGATGACTACCACTCGCTCGATCGCAAGCAGCGCAAGGAGACGGGCATCACTGCCCTCGATCCGCGAGCCAACAACTTTGATCTGATGGCCGAGCAGGCGGCAGCCCTCAAGTCGGGCCAGTCGATCCAGAAGCCCATCTACAACCATGAGACGGGCAAGATCGATCCGCCAGAACGCATCGACCCGACGCCGATCGTCATCCTCGAAGGGCTGCATCCTTTTTATGACAAGCGGGTACGCGATCTGCTCGATTTTAAGGTCTACTTCGATCTGTCCGATCCGATCAAAATCCAGTGGAAGATCCAGCGCGACATGGCCGAGCGCGGCCACTCCTACGACGATGTGATCCGGGCGATTGAGTCGCGGCGGCCAGATTTTTCGGCTTACATCGACCCCCAAAAACAGCACGCCGACGTGGTGCTGCAGATTCTGCCCAGCGAGTTGCCCGAAAAAAAAGACGGCACCAAGAAGATCAAAGCGGCGATGGTGCAGGTAGAGGGCATTCCCAACTACGACCCGCCCTATCTGTTTGACCGGGCCATCTCCGATGTCTGCTGGAAGCCCAACTTCCCAAATTCCGATCCAGAGCTGACCTTCTGCTACGGGACGACCGACTATTTTGGCCGCCCAGCCTCGTATCTATCGATCGACGGTGAATTTGCCCCGGACGATTCACCGGAACTCGAGCAAAAACTGCGCAACACCAGCGAGACGCGCTTTGGTGAACTGGCCTCGCTCATCCTCAAGCACACCGACTATCCCGGCTCGCGCGACGGCACCGGTTTTTTCCAGGTGCTCATTGGTCTAAAGTTCCGCTCGATCTACGAAGCTCTCATCGCCCAGTCCCTGGCCGCTGCCAAGGTCTGA